From a region of the Paenibacillus segetis genome:
- a CDS encoding YlbF family regulator codes for MSVSEINTVDMAELLTYAYELGDMINNSSAVSDYLYWKRRVEEDTEVQSLVKKLSAQRELFEETERFGHFHPNYHEAKDKVLEVERELEQFEAVRNFKAAEKELDDILHQMSETIAFAVSDTIKVPSNDPTPSGGGCGSGGKCSCG; via the coding sequence ATGAGCGTATCGGAAATCAACACGGTTGATATGGCCGAACTATTGACTTACGCCTATGAATTAGGCGATATGATAAATAATTCATCCGCTGTCTCTGACTACTTGTATTGGAAACGGCGTGTTGAGGAAGATACTGAAGTACAAAGTTTGGTGAAGAAACTTTCCGCTCAGAGAGAGCTTTTTGAAGAGACGGAGCGGTTCGGTCATTTCCACCCGAACTATCACGAGGCTAAAGATAAGGTATTAGAGGTAGAGCGGGAGCTTGAGCAATTCGAAGCGGTTCGCAACTTCAAGGCTGCAGAGAAGGAACTTGATGATATATTGCATCAAATGTCGGAGACTATCGCATTTGCCGTGTCAGACACCATTAAGGTGCCTAGTAACGATCCTACACCATCTGGTGGTGGATGTGGAAGTGGAGGCAAGTGTAGTTGCGGCTAA
- a CDS encoding helicase-associated domain-containing protein, translating to MEIFEYQQASSVIVKLAALSLADEEALSAIFRRFAGQPFTLQGLNEVTRGRLSGADIRASIPVLLQQGYLHAVKKVWGERLYYIPFDLLPQLQEMYVLPSIRSYDGLDVFLYRESRRGLACDMFRTLAWISMNRLQITAKGTLYQKVLSKIGGLISLESEDIMGLSLYYPYQEVYAPPVAVVFDMLIAFDLIVQEHGEWLLNQVNVRSWLKLDLEEMNAAFFRQIMLRYVPTDAVLQHFVFGITSSSIQSGMWYGLQNVLDSLEQQGIFTGSLLPEQQLWMRSWLIALCGFGWMELGQGRDEKLYLRWVDKPDMMRERGGVPEGVHLHTGLCHVQPDFEILVPPDVSFTVRWELESCFEHITMDIMSLYRISRLSVTQAVRNGRSSKDILTLLEEHSTGVPEHVRLAIEQWGREMDQTKHDERMRIINGTQETADFRVSINRVNGLLGRQGWIYCGSEYKNYEYDDGIPEVHDLFPGLEDTPVMWIKEMRAYHASTTRKIIVQALLWRTKIALKIRGEVVECLPLAVVGEENWKVRGLMFLKEENKGAEHELAPGEWEAIQLLLPDIKRKML from the coding sequence ATGGAGATTTTCGAATACCAACAGGCTTCCTCTGTAATTGTAAAACTGGCGGCATTATCCTTAGCAGATGAAGAAGCGTTGTCTGCCATATTTCGACGATTTGCTGGACAGCCGTTTACACTTCAAGGTCTGAATGAGGTGACGAGAGGTAGGTTAAGTGGTGCTGACATACGTGCCTCAATCCCTGTTCTACTTCAACAAGGATATTTACATGCGGTGAAGAAAGTATGGGGAGAACGGTTGTATTACATTCCTTTTGACCTTCTACCTCAGCTTCAGGAGATGTATGTACTCCCTTCGATCAGGTCATATGACGGGCTGGATGTGTTTCTATACCGGGAGTCCAGACGTGGGCTAGCCTGTGATATGTTCCGTACCTTGGCTTGGATATCAATGAATCGTCTGCAGATCACAGCTAAGGGAACCCTTTATCAAAAAGTGTTAAGTAAAATAGGGGGCCTAATTTCCTTGGAAAGTGAGGATATTATGGGCCTTTCACTATATTATCCATATCAGGAGGTTTATGCTCCTCCGGTTGCTGTTGTGTTTGATATGTTAATAGCATTTGATCTAATTGTGCAAGAACATGGAGAGTGGCTGTTAAACCAGGTCAACGTAAGGTCATGGCTTAAATTAGACTTGGAAGAGATGAATGCAGCATTCTTCCGTCAGATCATGCTGAGATATGTTCCAACTGACGCTGTACTCCAACATTTTGTGTTTGGGATAACTTCATCTTCTATACAGAGTGGTATGTGGTATGGTCTTCAGAATGTGCTTGATTCACTGGAGCAACAAGGTATATTTACGGGATCATTGCTACCGGAACAGCAATTGTGGATGAGAAGTTGGCTCATTGCTTTATGCGGATTCGGTTGGATGGAACTAGGGCAAGGGAGAGACGAAAAGTTATATCTCCGTTGGGTAGATAAACCGGACATGATGAGAGAACGGGGGGGCGTACCTGAAGGAGTCCATTTGCATACGGGACTTTGTCATGTTCAGCCTGATTTTGAAATTTTAGTTCCGCCGGACGTTTCGTTTACGGTTCGTTGGGAATTAGAGTCATGTTTTGAGCACATCACGATGGATATCATGTCATTGTATCGAATAAGCCGATTAAGTGTGACTCAGGCTGTACGTAATGGCCGTTCTTCCAAGGATATATTGACGCTTCTGGAGGAACATTCCACAGGAGTTCCTGAGCATGTAAGGCTAGCAATTGAGCAGTGGGGCCGAGAAATGGATCAAACTAAACATGACGAGAGGATGCGGATTATAAACGGTACTCAAGAAACAGCAGACTTCCGAGTATCGATAAATAGAGTAAATGGTTTGCTTGGACGGCAAGGTTGGATATATTGTGGAAGTGAATATAAAAATTATGAGTATGATGATGGCATTCCAGAGGTTCATGATTTATTTCCTGGCCTGGAGGATACCCCAGTGATGTGGATAAAAGAAATGAGGGCGTATCATGCCTCTACGACTCGAAAGATCATCGTGCAAGCTCTACTTTGGCGGACAAAGATCGCACTGAAAATTCGCGGTGAGGTTGTTGAATGTCTACCATTAGCCGTGGTGGGCGAGGAGAATTGGAAAGTAAGAGGCTTGATGTTCCTTAAGGAGGAGAATAAGGGTGCTGAGCATGAGCTGGCTCCGGGGGAGTGGGAAGCTATTCAATTGCTTCTTCCTGACATAAAGCGGAAAATGCTGTAA
- a CDS encoding calcium-translocating P-type ATPase, SERCA-type translates to MEQKNWHQQSENELLQSFGVTREQGLTEEEVERRRQVSGWNELLEGERISPILLFLNQFKDFMMLVLMGATLISGLLGEYLDAVTIIAIVILNGVLGFIQEFRAERSLRALKQLSAPHANVLRQGKVVHVAAKELVPGDIVSLESGDRIPADIRWLSIQSLDAEESALTGESHPVGKHTRAIYESEVPLGDQKNMGFMGTMITRGSGKGIVVSSGMDTEMGKIADLLQNTEVQETPLQRRLAQLGKILIYLSLALTVLVVLVGIINGQPAGGMFLAGVSLAVAAIPEGLPAIVTIALALGVQRMIKRKAIVRKLPSVETLGCASVICSDKTGTLTQNKMTVTRLWIEGRPLEVTGEGYEPVGNVLDQGIPIDLKRDQTLRRLLQISSLCSNAVIYEEDGGEEARARRKGKDEGADSQWRLKGDPTEGALVTLSSKMGLSPASLGSMYARELEFPFDSKRKRMSVVVSHQGGKIALVKGAPDMLLEQCSYILWAGKVVPLTGTFRQKVLAANEAMARSALRVLGMAYRDLRPQDSIDHEDAVESQLIFVGLTGMIDPPRREAREAISVCRRAGIKTVMITGDHGLTAEAIANELGIIPRGGQTMSGQQLALLTDEELDRQVEGVYVYSRVSPEHKLRIVKALQNRGHVVAMTGDGVNDAPAIKAADIGISMGITGTDVAKEASSLILSDDNFSTIVAAIEEGRNIYENIRKFIRYLLASNVGEILTMLFAMLAGLPLPLLPIQILWVNLVTDGLPAMALGVDQPEKDLMEHKPRGANENIFARRMGWKILSRGFLIGLCTLGAFWLTLQVSPNDANQLLKAQSVAFATLVMAQLIHVFDCRSSRSIFHRNIFQNRYLVIAVLSSVLLLLGVMYIEPLQPIFKTVPLGTREWAITLVAAGIPTFLMGAGSVWSGNRRRKYNGPRPMATVKSTNIRA, encoded by the coding sequence ATGGAACAAAAAAATTGGCACCAGCAAAGCGAGAACGAACTTCTGCAGTCGTTCGGCGTCACGCGTGAGCAGGGCCTGACCGAGGAAGAAGTAGAGCGAAGACGTCAAGTAAGCGGTTGGAACGAACTGTTGGAGGGGGAACGGATATCGCCGATCCTATTATTCTTGAACCAGTTCAAAGATTTTATGATGCTTGTACTGATGGGCGCCACTTTGATCTCTGGACTTCTCGGCGAATATTTAGATGCCGTTACCATTATAGCCATCGTTATTCTAAATGGGGTTCTAGGATTTATTCAGGAATTCCGGGCAGAACGATCGCTTAGAGCACTCAAGCAACTGTCAGCTCCTCACGCTAATGTATTGAGACAGGGAAAAGTTGTGCATGTTGCTGCCAAGGAACTTGTACCGGGGGATATCGTATCATTGGAGAGCGGGGATCGTATTCCTGCGGATATCCGTTGGTTGTCCATCCAGAGTTTGGACGCAGAAGAATCCGCCTTAACCGGGGAATCACATCCTGTGGGTAAGCATACTAGAGCGATTTATGAGTCTGAAGTACCTCTTGGCGATCAAAAGAATATGGGATTTATGGGTACTATGATTACCCGTGGTTCTGGTAAAGGTATTGTCGTCAGTAGTGGCATGGACACAGAAATGGGAAAAATTGCCGACTTACTCCAAAATACCGAAGTACAAGAAACGCCATTACAGCGGCGACTCGCGCAGTTAGGTAAAATATTGATTTACTTGTCATTAGCATTAACCGTACTAGTTGTTCTTGTAGGGATAATTAATGGCCAGCCAGCAGGCGGTATGTTCCTTGCGGGGGTCAGCCTTGCCGTAGCGGCTATTCCAGAAGGACTACCTGCTATCGTCACAATCGCGTTGGCGTTAGGTGTACAACGGATGATCAAGCGTAAAGCGATTGTGCGTAAACTTCCTTCAGTTGAGACGCTAGGTTGCGCTTCCGTTATTTGCAGTGACAAGACGGGTACACTCACTCAGAATAAAATGACGGTTACTCGGTTATGGATTGAGGGGCGGCCTCTGGAAGTTACGGGGGAGGGTTATGAGCCTGTAGGCAATGTTCTCGATCAGGGTATCCCTATTGATTTGAAAAGAGATCAAACCCTACGTCGTCTACTTCAAATCAGTTCATTGTGCAGTAATGCGGTTATTTATGAAGAGGATGGAGGGGAGGAAGCAAGAGCTCGCCGTAAAGGGAAAGATGAAGGTGCTGACTCTCAGTGGCGGTTAAAGGGCGATCCAACGGAAGGTGCGCTCGTTACCCTGTCCTCAAAGATGGGACTATCCCCTGCTTCACTAGGTAGTATGTACGCTCGTGAACTAGAGTTCCCATTCGATTCTAAGCGTAAGCGGATGTCGGTTGTTGTTTCCCATCAAGGAGGGAAAATTGCATTAGTAAAAGGCGCGCCAGATATGCTTCTGGAGCAATGTTCTTATATTTTATGGGCGGGTAAGGTTGTTCCGCTTACAGGTACATTTAGGCAGAAGGTTCTAGCAGCGAATGAGGCGATGGCAAGAAGTGCCCTACGTGTTCTGGGAATGGCCTATCGGGATCTGCGTCCACAGGATAGTATTGATCATGAGGATGCGGTTGAATCACAGCTAATCTTCGTCGGATTGACTGGAATGATCGACCCTCCGCGGCGTGAAGCGAGAGAAGCCATCTCCGTATGCCGTCGTGCGGGTATCAAAACAGTAATGATCACTGGAGATCATGGGCTTACGGCTGAAGCAATTGCCAACGAATTAGGCATTATACCACGAGGCGGTCAGACCATGTCTGGTCAACAATTGGCGTTACTTACGGACGAGGAACTTGACCGTCAGGTTGAAGGAGTCTACGTCTATTCTCGCGTATCGCCGGAACACAAGCTGCGGATCGTTAAGGCTTTACAGAATAGAGGACATGTCGTTGCTATGACCGGTGACGGAGTAAATGATGCGCCCGCAATCAAGGCGGCCGATATCGGTATTTCCATGGGGATTACAGGTACGGATGTCGCAAAAGAAGCTTCTTCGCTCATTCTTAGCGATGATAATTTCTCTACTATTGTGGCTGCAATTGAAGAGGGAAGAAATATTTATGAGAACATCCGTAAATTTATTAGATATTTACTTGCTTCAAACGTTGGAGAAATATTAACCATGCTATTTGCTATGTTGGCAGGTCTACCATTGCCACTACTTCCGATTCAGATACTATGGGTGAACCTAGTCACAGATGGGCTGCCAGCCATGGCACTCGGGGTAGATCAGCCGGAGAAAGACTTGATGGAGCACAAACCTCGCGGAGCAAACGAGAATATCTTTGCTAGACGTATGGGCTGGAAAATATTGAGCCGTGGTTTTCTGATTGGTCTGTGTACTTTAGGGGCTTTCTGGCTCACGCTGCAGGTTTCTCCAAATGATGCGAATCAATTACTCAAGGCACAGTCCGTTGCATTTGCGACCCTTGTAATGGCACAGTTGATTCACGTATTTGATTGCCGCAGCTCTCGCTCGATTTTCCATCGTAATATATTTCAAAACCGCTATTTGGTCATAGCCGTATTATCTTCAGTACTGCTACTCCTTGGGGTAATGTACATTGAACCGTTACAACCTATCTTCAAAACCGTACCGCTTGGAACTCGCGAATGGGCGATTACATTGGTTGCTGCGGGCATTCCAACTTTCCTAATGGGGGCTGGAAGCGTCTGGTCGGGTAATCGTCGCCGCAAATATAATGGTCCTCGTCCTATGGCAACAGTGAAAAGTACAAATATTCGTGCATAA
- a CDS encoding YlbG family protein translates to MFPERTGYIIWVSDLKAARNLEKYGSVHYLSRRMHYVVMYVNADRAEDIMKNVRKLSYVRKIERSYRNEIKTEYTKDAPDKTQYYGL, encoded by the coding sequence ATGTTTCCGGAGCGTACAGGCTATATTATTTGGGTAAGTGATTTAAAAGCTGCAAGAAATTTGGAGAAATACGGAAGCGTACATTATTTATCTAGGCGAATGCATTACGTTGTAATGTATGTGAACGCAGATCGCGCGGAAGATATTATGAAGAATGTTCGGAAGCTATCCTATGTTCGCAAGATTGAACGGTCTTATCGTAATGAGATCAAGACGGAGTATACGAAAGATGCCCCTGATAAAACTCAATACTATGGATTATAA
- a CDS encoding PHP domain-containing protein, whose product MRSTNGNGRCDLHTHTSASDGMNSPAENVLLAKQKGLSGIAITDHDTVAGITEALEMGREAGMIVVPGIEISTNAGGKDIHVLGYGLNHEDSLLLERLTQLRATREKRNEMILDKLRELNIPISLQEVKEGLNRPLSPDESIGRPHIADAMVRKGYVTDLRDAFDRYLGEGRPAYASLPRIAPEVAMNWIRDAGGAPVLAHPGLYGDDHLVRDIVEKGKPAGIEVYHSDHGPADEERYMEMVNQYGLIATGGSDYHGIRQGVVFHGDVGSRSVPVETIERLMETTRS is encoded by the coding sequence ATGAGATCAACTAACGGTAATGGGAGATGTGATTTACATACTCATACAAGCGCATCTGATGGAATGAACTCTCCTGCCGAGAATGTGCTGCTCGCCAAGCAGAAAGGTCTGTCCGGCATCGCGATCACAGACCATGATACAGTGGCTGGAATTACTGAAGCGCTGGAAATGGGACGTGAAGCTGGAATGATTGTTGTACCCGGGATTGAAATTAGTACTAATGCCGGAGGGAAGGACATTCATGTATTGGGATATGGATTAAATCACGAAGATTCACTCTTACTGGAAAGATTAACGCAATTACGTGCAACACGCGAGAAGCGAAACGAAATGATTTTAGATAAGCTACGAGAACTGAATATTCCGATTTCGTTACAAGAAGTGAAAGAGGGACTTAATCGTCCGCTATCCCCTGATGAGAGTATTGGACGACCACATATCGCAGACGCTATGGTACGTAAAGGATATGTAACCGATCTGCGCGATGCGTTCGATCGTTATTTGGGCGAGGGGCGACCTGCTTATGCCTCTTTGCCACGTATTGCACCTGAGGTAGCGATGAATTGGATCCGCGATGCAGGCGGAGCGCCAGTTCTAGCTCATCCAGGCCTGTATGGAGATGACCATCTTGTTCGAGACATTGTGGAGAAGGGGAAACCAGCAGGGATCGAGGTGTACCATTCTGACCATGGACCTGCAGATGAAGAACGATATATGGAAATGGTTAATCAATATGGATTAATTGCTACGGGGGGGTCGGATTATCACGGCATACGACAAGGAGTCGTGTTTCATGGTGATGTTGGTAGTCGTAGCGTGCCGGTAGAGACAATAGAACGTCTTATGGAGACTACGAGATCATAA
- a CDS encoding DNA repair helicase XPB: MIGSGAGIVQRDFTVLLEKEHPGFVEARGQLARFAELVKSPASYHTYRITPLSLWNAAASGLTAEEVIEMLRFISRSDIPTKVITDIRMWVTRYGSLVLRRSEHEPETLWLECQPEHAYLLERLEQESSLAELHLQRLESHRLVLPAGYRGILKQELTRLGYPVTDEVGYHLGQPLSFRMRSTLDNGLSLSLRPYQREGVAAFAGFENNTGESGVLVLPCGAGKTVIGLAVMERFQCETLILTSNVTSVQQWISEILDKTTLSKENVGEYSGGQKQVRPVTVSTYQILTHRVSKGEGFKHMGLFNQRDWGLIIYDEVHLLPAPVFRATADIQATRRLGLTATLVREDGCECDVFSLIGPKRYEVPWRELEQSGYIAEVQCCEIRVAMSRVLRDYYLNAGEREKFRIAAENPRKIEWLRMLMKRHVGRQILIIGQYLDQLRSVALQLNVPLITGSLPQEERGKLFEAFRRGDIQVLAVSKVANFAVDLPDASVALQISGSYGSRQEEAQRLGRILRPKSDGSQAYFYTLVSEDTREQDFAMRRQLFLIEQGYEYIITFDHEDGCDDAIVTAGKLEVSP; the protein is encoded by the coding sequence ATGATCGGATCGGGTGCGGGTATCGTTCAGCGTGATTTCACCGTACTATTGGAGAAGGAACATCCTGGATTTGTGGAGGCTAGGGGGCAGTTAGCCCGCTTTGCAGAATTAGTAAAAAGTCCGGCTTCGTATCATACCTATAGAATCACCCCTCTTTCTTTATGGAATGCTGCTGCCTCGGGATTGACGGCTGAGGAAGTTATCGAGATGTTACGGTTTATTTCTCGTTCTGATATTCCTACTAAGGTAATTACAGATATCCGCATGTGGGTTACGCGATATGGATCTTTAGTACTTCGACGCTCAGAACACGAACCAGAAACTTTATGGCTGGAATGCCAACCTGAGCATGCTTATTTACTCGAGCGACTTGAACAAGAATCTTCGCTAGCTGAGCTACATTTGCAACGATTGGAGTCACATCGGTTAGTTCTGCCTGCAGGATATCGAGGTATATTGAAACAGGAGTTAACCCGACTTGGATACCCCGTAACGGATGAAGTGGGTTACCACCTAGGACAGCCCCTTTCATTTAGGATGAGATCAACCTTGGATAATGGTTTGTCTTTGTCATTGAGACCTTATCAGAGAGAAGGGGTCGCTGCATTTGCTGGGTTTGAAAACAACACTGGAGAGAGTGGTGTCCTTGTTCTCCCTTGTGGGGCAGGAAAAACGGTAATTGGTCTTGCGGTGATGGAACGGTTTCAATGCGAAACGTTGATCCTGACATCGAATGTGACTTCAGTCCAGCAATGGATATCGGAGATCCTGGATAAGACAACTTTGTCCAAAGAGAATGTGGGTGAGTATTCAGGCGGACAAAAGCAAGTGAGACCTGTGACGGTATCAACCTATCAAATCCTGACTCATCGAGTCAGCAAGGGCGAAGGATTTAAGCATATGGGTTTATTTAATCAACGGGATTGGGGTCTCATTATATATGATGAGGTTCATCTTCTACCTGCACCCGTATTTCGTGCGACTGCTGATATTCAGGCGACTCGTCGTCTTGGTCTGACAGCTACTCTGGTTAGGGAGGACGGTTGTGAGTGTGACGTATTCTCTTTAATTGGGCCCAAACGTTATGAGGTACCTTGGCGAGAACTAGAGCAGAGTGGGTACATAGCTGAGGTGCAATGCTGCGAAATAAGAGTTGCTATGTCTCGAGTTCTTAGAGATTATTATTTAAATGCAGGAGAACGTGAGAAGTTTCGAATCGCTGCCGAGAATCCCCGGAAAATTGAATGGCTCCGAATGCTGATGAAACGACATGTGGGTCGACAAATTCTAATTATAGGACAATATTTAGATCAGCTGAGAAGCGTGGCATTACAGTTGAATGTGCCGCTTATTACTGGCAGTTTGCCACAGGAGGAACGGGGAAAGCTGTTCGAGGCATTTCGTCGCGGAGATATTCAAGTTCTAGCCGTATCTAAAGTTGCAAATTTTGCAGTCGATCTTCCGGATGCATCTGTGGCGCTACAGATTTCCGGTAGTTATGGATCTCGTCAAGAAGAAGCTCAAAGATTGGGCCGGATCTTACGACCGAAATCAGACGGAAGCCAGGCCTATTTCTATACCTTAGTGTCAGAGGATACTAGGGAGCAGGATTTTGCGATGCGTAGACAGTTGTTCTTAATAGAGCAAGGATATGAATATATCATAACATTTGATCACGAAGATGGTTGTGATGATGCAATTGTTACGGCTGGGAAACTGGAGGTGTCGCCGTAA
- a CDS encoding Rqc2 family fibronectin-binding protein yields the protein MALDGIVTRSIVHELQVCVGGRINKIHQPSASDIIMNLRSQGENRRLLLSANPTYPRVHLTEESFPNPQEAPMFCMLLRKHCEGSVIEAISQVGMERIIHIDVRQRDELGDMSQKRIVIELMGRHSNIIIVDPSTGTQLDGIHHVTPAISTFRIVMPGFAYTEPPQQHKLNPLKSSKEEFLAALKEAASKEENKGKGWMVDAYSGLSPLIAEEIYYRAFGKSSAGEGAEEESISTENNETLWSSFNSLMNDILEHRYSPLIGDNSKGKSVFSAIPLSLVQGDIRTYDSISTCMEAYYGDKALRDTVKQRTSDLLRFLQNERNKNIKKLTKLEEDLAQADDAERYRISGELLLSSLHMITKGDREVKLVNYYDEEQNTLTIPLDHLLTPSENAQRYFKKYNKFKNSLVAIEEQMSKTREEITYLEGLLQQLTYATINDIEEIREELVQQEYLRERGKKNNKKKKKKDARPTLHVFKSSEGIEIYVGKNNLQNEYVTNKLGNSNDTWLHTKDIPGSHVLIRSSSFGESTLNEAAQLAAYFSQAKESSSVPVDCTLIKHVRKPSGAKPGFVIYDHQKTLFVTPDEQMIKKMPNTIKNG from the coding sequence ATGGCACTTGATGGCATTGTTACGCGTTCTATCGTCCATGAACTACAAGTTTGTGTAGGTGGACGAATCAATAAAATACACCAGCCTTCTGCAAGCGATATTATTATGAATCTACGCTCTCAAGGTGAGAATCGCAGGCTCTTGCTGTCGGCGAATCCAACTTATCCTCGCGTTCATTTAACTGAGGAATCATTCCCTAACCCGCAGGAAGCACCTATGTTCTGCATGCTGCTACGCAAGCACTGTGAGGGCAGCGTAATTGAAGCCATCTCGCAAGTCGGTATGGAACGGATCATTCATATCGATGTAAGACAACGAGACGAACTCGGAGATATGTCTCAGAAACGGATTGTTATCGAACTCATGGGGCGTCATAGTAACATTATTATCGTGGACCCAAGCACAGGAACCCAACTTGATGGTATACATCATGTGACTCCGGCGATCAGCACTTTCCGGATTGTTATGCCTGGATTCGCATACACCGAGCCCCCACAGCAACATAAACTCAACCCTCTGAAATCCAGTAAGGAAGAGTTCCTTGCCGCCCTGAAAGAAGCTGCAAGCAAAGAAGAGAACAAGGGGAAGGGATGGATGGTCGATGCTTATAGCGGCCTCAGCCCATTAATCGCCGAGGAGATCTATTATCGCGCATTTGGTAAATCTTCGGCTGGGGAAGGAGCGGAGGAAGAGAGTATATCAACTGAGAATAACGAGACTCTGTGGAGTTCTTTTAACAGTTTGATGAATGACATCCTTGAACATCGGTATTCACCTCTTATTGGGGATAATTCCAAAGGGAAAAGTGTATTCTCAGCCATCCCTCTAAGTCTCGTGCAAGGAGACATCCGAACTTACGATTCCATCAGTACATGTATGGAAGCTTATTACGGAGATAAGGCGCTTCGGGACACCGTCAAACAAAGAACCAGTGATCTTCTGCGCTTTTTGCAGAATGAACGAAATAAGAACATCAAAAAACTTACCAAGCTAGAAGAAGATTTGGCCCAAGCGGATGACGCTGAGCGCTACCGAATTTCAGGTGAACTACTGCTATCATCTCTGCATATGATCACAAAGGGCGACCGCGAGGTGAAGCTTGTCAACTACTATGATGAAGAACAGAACACCCTAACGATCCCGCTCGATCATCTACTTACTCCTTCTGAAAATGCTCAACGTTATTTCAAAAAATATAACAAGTTCAAGAATAGCCTTGTGGCAATTGAAGAACAAATGAGTAAAACTAGAGAAGAAATTACTTATTTAGAAGGATTGCTCCAACAGCTAACCTATGCCACGATAAATGATATTGAAGAAATCCGTGAGGAACTGGTGCAGCAAGAATATTTAAGAGAACGTGGGAAGAAGAATAACAAGAAGAAGAAAAAGAAGGATGCCCGTCCGACACTTCATGTATTTAAGTCATCCGAAGGCATTGAAATCTATGTTGGAAAAAATAATCTTCAAAACGAGTATGTCACGAATAAGCTTGGTAATTCCAATGATACATGGCTTCACACTAAAGATATTCCTGGATCACACGTACTTATTCGAAGCTCTTCCTTTGGTGAATCAACATTAAACGAAGCAGCGCAGTTAGCCGCTTATTTCAGTCAGGCAAAGGAATCTAGTAGTGTTCCGGTAGATTGTACTTTAATCAAGCATGTACGAAAACCTAGTGGTGCAAAGCCTGGATTTGTCATTTACGACCATCAGAAAACATTATTCGTCACACCAGACGAGCAAATGATCAAGAAGATGCCTAACACGATTAAGAACGGGTAA
- a CDS encoding selenium metabolism-associated LysR family transcriptional regulator, translating into MNYHQLHIFYTVAERGSFSAAAQALHMTQPAVTMQIQSLEDYLGCKLLVRSTKRIELTEAGETLLPFAHQSMQLIRETEQAMSRFTFMLEGRLQLGASLTIGEYVLPRLLGPFGRQYPHISIVLKVMNTSQIVDEIVNHQLNFGLVEAPVQHPDLVSEAVMEDELKLIVPVGHILSGRGQVELEEVVSYPFVLREKGSGTRQVMEQELERRGIDLGQIETVMELGSTGAVKSAVEAGFGLTMLSPSSVKHEVALGLMEILDIKDVTFKRQFYSVHLKSALLPVSAVTFLTFLREHKLLP; encoded by the coding sequence ATAAATTATCATCAATTACATATTTTTTATACCGTTGCCGAGCGTGGGAGCTTCTCGGCTGCGGCACAGGCACTACATATGACCCAACCGGCAGTAACCATGCAGATCCAGTCGCTTGAGGACTATCTAGGTTGTAAACTATTAGTAAGATCAACCAAAAGAATCGAGTTAACGGAAGCAGGAGAAACATTGCTCCCTTTTGCGCATCAAAGTATGCAACTGATTCGGGAGACGGAGCAGGCGATGTCTCGTTTTACTTTTATGCTTGAGGGTAGATTACAGCTTGGTGCTAGCCTTACAATTGGTGAATATGTATTGCCTCGCTTATTGGGTCCCTTCGGTCGCCAATATCCGCATATTTCCATAGTTCTAAAGGTTATGAATACTAGTCAGATCGTCGACGAAATCGTTAATCATCAGTTGAATTTTGGTCTAGTGGAGGCCCCTGTTCAACATCCTGATCTAGTATCGGAAGCTGTGATGGAGGACGAACTGAAGCTAATAGTACCCGTTGGACATATATTATCTGGTAGAGGGCAGGTTGAATTAGAAGAGGTTGTTTCATATCCCTTCGTGCTTCGAGAAAAAGGCTCAGGAACTCGTCAGGTGATGGAGCAGGAATTGGAGCGCAGAGGAATCGATCTTGGCCAAATAGAGACGGTTATGGAACTAGGTAGCACGGGTGCGGTGAAATCAGCGGTTGAAGCGGGCTTTGGGTTAACCATGCTGTCACCTTCTTCGGTGAAACACGAGGTTGCTTTGGGGTTAATGGAAATACTGGACATCAAGGATGTAACCTTTAAGCGGCAATTTTATTCTGTCCATTTGAAATCTGCCCTGTTACCTGTGTCCGCAGTCACGTTTTTGACCTTTTTACGGGAACATAAATTGCTACCTTAA